The Lycium ferocissimum isolate CSIRO_LF1 chromosome 1, AGI_CSIRO_Lferr_CH_V1, whole genome shotgun sequence genome includes a region encoding these proteins:
- the LOC132067618 gene encoding uncharacterized protein LOC132067618 — protein MAMEEEVDEPYSDWRLFFDGVVNYKGSSIGALLISETGQHYPMAAKLNFRLKGNWATKNDKILPYVNPVQRLCGRFKSIDFSHTLRAQNEFADALATIAFVIQHHESTHIDLLEITLKEEHTHCAHIEAEPDGKPWYTNIKAYLEKGECPPESSANQKKPIRRLANRFFLNKEVLYKKTLDLGLLRCVDAEEATKLLKEVHIGACGPHMNGFILAKKILRTGYY, from the exons CTCAGACTGGAGACTGTTCTTCGATGGAGTAGTCAACTACAAAGGATCCAGTATTGGAGCATTGTTGATATCAGAAACAGGACAACACTATCCGATGGCTGCAAAGCTCAATTTCAGAT TGAAGGGAAATTGGGCAACCAAGAATGACAAAATACTGCCATACGTAAATCCGGTACAAAGATTGTGTGGGAGATTTAAAAGCATCGACTTCAGTCATACTCTGAGGGCTCAGAATGAGTTTGCTGACGCTTTGGCTACAATAGCCTTCGTGATTCAGCACCACGAGAGTACCCACATTGATCTCCTAGAGATCACTCTAAAGGAAGAACATACTCACTGCGCACACATCGAGGCCGAGCCAGATGGCAAGCCATGGTACACCAACATAAAGGCATACCTGGAGAAAGGAGAGTGTCCTCCAGAAAGCTCAGCAAATCAGAAGAAACCCATCAGAAGACTAGCCAATAGATTCTTCCTAAACAAAGAAGTGTTGTACAAAAAGACACTCGATCTCGGGTTACTCAGATGCGTAGACGCCGAAGAGGCCACAAAATTGCTGAAAGAGGTACACATAGGAGCTTGTGGAcctcacatgaatggattcatcCTGGCAAAGAAAATCTTAAGAACAGGATACTACTAG